One Entomomonas asaccharolytica DNA segment encodes these proteins:
- the eptA gene encoding phosphoethanolamine transferase EptA produces the protein MFNLKRLSCNSLVFVIACAIFFALLQNIAFFSKTIQLLEMDSFTDYLLVGSFFVFILCFLNILFSIILVGFLRKPLIIILLFCSAGANYFSYLYNIYVDKDMIQNVMQTNPEEAGALITAKLVIWLLIFAVLPSILVIFVKINKISFVRSTAYRLANITLSVVLLVAVSYPLYNQYAFFIREKTNNQITKLITPSNYINGLVSYGKDIFKKKLPFINVGEDAKRQQLANHKKKLMIIVVGETSRAMNFSLNGYAKETNPLLKQQDIINFEQVSSCGTATAISVPCMFSVMPKNRYKESVAERQDNLLDILNRTGVNILWKENDGGCKGVCDRVPSVRLKDIYPKESCPDGLCYDTYLLDDLDNYINERQEDTVIVLHTNGSHGPAYYRRYQKAQEKFTPACSTNAVETCSREELVNAYDNTIVNIDYVLNEVIELLKKHSEQFTTAMLYASDHGESLGESGIYLHGMPYSIAPKEQTHIPMIFWLSKDFLVDNKIDKSCMLTNAKNNEASHDNLFHTVLGAMNISTEVYNPKLDLFKGCQNNWIVNN, from the coding sequence ATGTTTAATTTAAAAAGACTATCTTGTAACAGTTTAGTTTTTGTTATTGCTTGCGCTATTTTCTTTGCACTTTTGCAAAATATTGCTTTTTTTTCTAAAACCATTCAATTGCTAGAGATGGATAGCTTTACAGACTATTTGTTAGTAGGCTCTTTTTTTGTTTTTATCTTATGCTTTTTGAATATTCTATTTTCAATTATTTTAGTGGGTTTTTTAAGAAAACCATTAATTATTATTTTGCTGTTCTGTAGCGCTGGCGCTAACTATTTCTCTTATTTATATAATATTTATGTTGATAAGGATATGATACAGAATGTCATGCAAACGAATCCAGAGGAAGCAGGGGCTTTAATTACAGCTAAGCTAGTTATTTGGTTATTAATATTTGCAGTATTACCCAGTATCTTGGTGATATTTGTTAAAATCAATAAAATCTCTTTTGTAAGATCAACAGCCTATCGGTTAGCTAATATTACCTTATCAGTTGTTTTGTTAGTGGCTGTGTCCTATCCGCTGTATAACCAATATGCTTTTTTTATTAGAGAAAAAACTAATAACCAAATTACTAAATTAATTACACCCAGTAATTATATTAATGGCTTAGTGAGCTATGGCAAAGATATCTTTAAAAAGAAGTTACCTTTTATCAATGTTGGTGAAGATGCTAAACGTCAACAATTAGCTAATCATAAGAAAAAATTAATGATTATTGTGGTGGGCGAAACTTCAAGGGCAATGAATTTTTCCTTAAATGGTTATGCTAAAGAAACAAATCCCTTATTAAAACAGCAAGATATTATTAATTTTGAACAAGTAAGCTCTTGTGGTACGGCCACTGCTATTTCCGTGCCTTGCATGTTCTCGGTAATGCCCAAGAATCGCTATAAAGAAAGCGTGGCAGAGCGGCAGGATAATTTATTAGATATTTTGAATAGAACTGGGGTTAATATTCTTTGGAAAGAAAATGATGGTGGTTGTAAAGGCGTTTGTGATCGCGTTCCTTCTGTACGTTTAAAAGATATTTATCCAAAAGAATCTTGCCCTGATGGTTTATGTTATGACACTTATTTATTAGATGATTTAGATAATTATATTAATGAGCGTCAAGAGGATACAGTGATTGTATTACATACCAATGGTAGTCATGGTCCTGCGTATTATCGACGTTATCAAAAAGCACAAGAGAAGTTTACCCCTGCATGCAGTACCAATGCGGTAGAAACATGCAGTAGAGAAGAGTTAGTCAATGCTTATGATAATACTATTGTGAATATAGACTATGTATTAAATGAGGTGATTGAGTTATTGAAGAAGCATTCGGAACAATTTACAACCGCTATGCTTTATGCCTCTGATCATGGTGAGTCATTAGGGGAGAGTGGTATTTACTTACATGGCATGCCTTACAGTATAGCACCCAAAGAGCAAACCCATATTCCGATGATTTTCTGGTTATCAAAAGATTTTTTAGTAGATAATAAAATAGATAAGTCGTGTATGCTAACTAATGCTAAAAATAATGAAGCCTCTCATGATAATCTGTTTCATACAGTGCTGGGTGCCATGAATATATCAACTGAAGTATATAACCCTAAGCTGGATTTATTTAAGGGTTGTCAGAATAATTGGATTGTTAATAATTAA
- a CDS encoding cation:proton antiporter: MLFAGVTIVIFTRLKQPIVLGYMVAGFLIGPYFMKPGLIHDQDSIETLSQLGVIFLMFCLGLEFSIRRLFSVGATAFTVALLEIVVMVWLGHEIGRFFGWGKMDTLFLGALLAMSSTTIIVKALNDLKMKHERFAQLVFGALIVEDILGIGIIALLSGIATSGGEIDTANVMTTISKLVLFMVVSLVIGIIMVPRILSYIARFQSDEVMLVTVLGICFGFCLVVISLDYSVVLGAFLVGAIMAESRQLAQIERIIEPIRDLFSAIFFVTIGMLMDPSILKTYSLEIFVIAAAVIVGKFVSCGLGAFITGNDGRTSLRAGMGLSQIGEFSFIIAALGMSLGVTSDFLYSIVVAVSVITTLTTPYSIKLADPLSRGLAKVIPAPISKVFTAYTEWVDHIRLHGDKAVLAGMIRKIIMQVGINLSLVIAIFLAVAYFVGPISEWLGHWVSKVDYRKAIICGVAMILSLPFLIAAYRKLKALSMLLAEMSLKGSNVKLQRVIAEVIPALSMIAILVLLSALSSTILPSRETLIIVVAVTAVLTLVLWRWFVKIHSRLQIALFETLENNQENHHK, translated from the coding sequence ATGCTATTTGCAGGCGTAACGATTGTTATTTTTACCCGTCTAAAACAGCCTATTGTGTTAGGTTACATGGTGGCTGGCTTTCTTATCGGCCCTTATTTTATGAAGCCAGGGCTTATTCACGATCAAGATAGTATTGAGACATTATCCCAGTTAGGGGTAATTTTTCTGATGTTCTGCTTAGGTTTAGAGTTTAGTATTCGACGATTATTTTCAGTAGGTGCTACCGCTTTTACAGTGGCGCTATTGGAAATTGTGGTAATGGTTTGGTTAGGCCATGAAATTGGACGTTTCTTTGGCTGGGGAAAAATGGACACCTTATTCCTAGGTGCATTGTTGGCCATGTCTTCTACCACGATTATTGTTAAAGCACTAAATGACCTAAAAATGAAACATGAACGATTTGCCCAATTGGTGTTTGGGGCATTGATTGTGGAAGATATTTTAGGCATTGGCATTATTGCTTTACTGTCTGGTATAGCTACTTCTGGCGGAGAAATTGACACGGCTAATGTGATGACAACCATTAGTAAGTTAGTACTGTTTATGGTGGTGTCATTAGTGATAGGGATTATCATGGTGCCACGCATACTCTCTTATATTGCACGTTTCCAAAGTGATGAAGTGATGTTGGTAACGGTATTAGGCATTTGCTTTGGCTTTTGTTTAGTGGTTATTTCCCTTGATTACAGTGTCGTGTTAGGTGCTTTCTTAGTGGGCGCCATTATGGCAGAATCCAGACAATTGGCTCAAATAGAACGTATTATTGAGCCCATTCGTGACTTATTTAGTGCTATATTCTTTGTCACTATTGGTATGTTGATGGATCCCTCGATCCTTAAAACTTATTCATTAGAAATTTTTGTTATTGCTGCGGCAGTAATTGTTGGTAAATTTGTTTCTTGTGGATTAGGCGCTTTTATTACAGGCAATGATGGCAGAACTTCCTTAAGAGCAGGTATGGGGCTATCTCAGATTGGAGAGTTCTCTTTTATTATCGCTGCCTTAGGGATGAGTTTAGGGGTTACCAGTGATTTCCTCTATTCTATTGTGGTAGCAGTATCAGTGATTACTACCTTAACCACCCCTTATTCAATAAAATTGGCAGATCCACTATCAAGAGGTTTAGCCAAAGTTATCCCTGCACCTATTAGTAAAGTATTTACTGCTTATACCGAATGGGTCGATCATATTCGATTGCATGGTGATAAAGCGGTGCTAGCAGGTATGATCCGTAAAATCATTATGCAGGTAGGGATTAATCTCTCCTTAGTAATCGCTATTTTCTTGGCGGTAGCTTACTTTGTCGGGCCTATTAGCGAATGGCTAGGTCATTGGGTTAGCAAAGTTGATTATCGTAAAGCTATTATTTGTGGTGTTGCAATGATTTTATCATTACCTTTTTTAATCGCTGCCTACCGTAAATTAAAAGCATTATCCATGCTATTGGCAGAAATGAGCTTAAAAGGCAGTAATGTCAAACTACAACGGGTAATTGCGGAGGTTATACCTGCGTTATCGATGATTGCTATTTTAGTGTTATTATCAGCCTTATCCTCAACTATTTTACCTTCCCGTGAAACATTGATTATTGTAGTGGCGGTCACTGCTGTTTTAACGTTAGTGCTTTGGCGTTGGTTTGTAAAAATCCATTCAAGATTACAAATAGCTTTATTTGAAACCTTAGAAAATAACCAAGAAAATCATCATAAATAG
- a CDS encoding YqaA family protein, whose product MINLWVYASLFFVALLAATLLPLQSEALLIGLVLTDSQPISLLIIVATLGNVLGSTINWYLGRKLEQFSNRSWFPIKHETLVRAEVWYHKYGGKWSLLLSWMPVIGDPITMIAGIMRVPLWLFLTIVTTAKLARYCVLVAITLGLFS is encoded by the coding sequence GTGATCAATCTTTGGGTGTATGCTAGTTTATTTTTTGTCGCATTACTGGCGGCAACACTGTTACCTTTACAATCAGAAGCGCTGTTAATAGGTTTAGTGTTAACGGACAGCCAACCTATTAGCCTACTTATTATTGTAGCCACACTAGGTAATGTACTGGGTTCAACCATCAACTGGTATTTAGGGCGAAAGCTTGAGCAGTTTAGCAATCGATCTTGGTTCCCTATAAAACATGAAACATTAGTGCGTGCTGAAGTTTGGTATCACAAATACGGTGGTAAATGGTCTTTACTACTGAGTTGGATGCCTGTTATTGGTGATCCAATCACCATGATAGCAGGTATTATGAGAGTACCCTTATGGTTATTTTTGACCATTGTCACTACCGCTAAACTGGCACGTTATTGTGTATTAGTTGCCATTACACTAGGCTTATTTAGTTAA
- a CDS encoding acyl-CoA thioesterase, with translation MQIPNNSELFMSVLMTPDMANFTGNVHGGTLLKLLDEVAYACASRYAGCYAVTLSVDQVMFRAPIHVGELVHFLASVNYTGNTSMEIGIKVVTENIKQKKIRHTNSCFFTMVAMDDDGNPCQVPPLTPSTKEGIRRFHQAKKRREIRQNLEQQYENMKKEYLP, from the coding sequence ATGCAAATTCCAAATAATTCAGAACTGTTTATGTCGGTACTGATGACGCCAGATATGGCGAATTTTACAGGCAATGTTCATGGCGGTACTTTATTAAAATTATTGGATGAAGTGGCCTATGCTTGTGCTAGTCGTTATGCTGGTTGCTATGCTGTCACTCTTTCAGTGGATCAAGTAATGTTCCGCGCCCCTATCCATGTGGGGGAGTTAGTCCACTTTCTGGCCTCAGTAAACTATACAGGTAATACCTCAATGGAAATAGGTATCAAAGTGGTCACAGAAAATATTAAACAGAAAAAAATACGCCATACCAATAGTTGTTTTTTTACCATGGTTGCTATGGATGATGATGGCAACCCTTGTCAAGTTCCGCCTTTAACACCCTCCACTAAAGAAGGCATAAGACGTTTCCATCAAGCGAAGAAAAGACGTGAAATTCGGCAAAATCTCGAACAACAATACGAAAATATGAAGAAAGAATATTTGCCGTAA
- a CDS encoding cation:proton antiporter domain-containing protein — protein METPLIATISVGFVLALILGAIAHRLRISPLVGYLIAGICVGPYTPFFVADGHLSHEISEIGVILLMFGVGLHFSLKDLMSVKNIAIPGAIAQITLATLMGMGLAWLIGWNFGTGLIFGLALSVASTVVLLRALESRQLIDSRRGKIAVGWLIVEDLVMVLALVLLPALAGVLGGSAGDIAADAAHNQDLADAAITAVADTSPAQMGIVMQLLITLGKVAAFIALMILVGRKVIPWVLERVAGMGSRELFTLSVLAIAMGIAFGSAELFGVSFALGAFFAGMVLNESELSHKAAEDSLPFRDAFAVLFFVSVGMLFDPKVLVEQPVMVLATLLIIVIGKSIAAFVIVKAFGKPTHTALTISASLAQIGEFSFILAGLGMTYHILPKEGYDLVLAGAILSILINPILFVLLDRFYATADKKEAAVTATSTETTDTTTTDLGSDAVPQAAVAEEESDDIQPITETQHAIIVGYGRVGVLTSQYLHEKGVPFVIIEDAHVRVDSARELGYTVVEGNAANINILQRANIEQAQWLLIAVPNGFEAGQIAEHARNCNASLDIMARAQTEAEQIHLEEHGSNFVVIGEREIARLMESRLLKSVSEQQINI, from the coding sequence ATGGAAACACCGTTAATAGCAACCATTTCCGTTGGTTTTGTTTTAGCGCTTATTCTAGGTGCTATTGCACATCGCTTAAGAATATCTCCTCTAGTGGGCTATCTTATTGCTGGCATTTGTGTTGGCCCTTATACACCATTCTTTGTGGCGGATGGTCACCTTTCCCACGAAATTTCAGAAATTGGTGTAATTTTGCTGATGTTCGGTGTTGGTCTACATTTCTCCCTGAAAGACCTTATGTCCGTTAAAAATATTGCTATTCCCGGCGCGATTGCCCAAATCACCCTAGCAACACTCATGGGCATGGGGCTTGCTTGGTTAATTGGTTGGAATTTTGGAACGGGTTTAATCTTTGGTTTAGCTCTTTCTGTTGCTAGTACCGTGGTGTTATTAAGGGCTTTAGAGTCTAGACAATTAATTGATTCCCGTCGCGGTAAAATCGCCGTCGGTTGGTTAATTGTTGAAGACCTTGTTATGGTATTAGCCCTTGTACTTTTACCTGCTCTAGCTGGTGTATTAGGTGGTTCTGCTGGCGATATTGCTGCCGATGCTGCCCATAATCAAGATTTAGCTGATGCCGCTATTACTGCTGTAGCAGACACTTCCCCTGCTCAAATGGGAATTGTTATGCAGCTTTTAATTACCTTAGGTAAGGTAGCTGCCTTTATCGCCTTAATGATTCTGGTTGGTAGAAAAGTAATTCCATGGGTATTAGAACGTGTTGCAGGTATGGGCTCAAGAGAGCTATTTACCCTATCGGTACTGGCTATTGCGATGGGTATTGCTTTTGGTTCTGCTGAACTATTTGGCGTATCATTTGCTCTTGGTGCTTTCTTTGCTGGTATGGTACTCAATGAATCAGAGCTGAGCCATAAAGCGGCTGAAGACTCTTTACCGTTCCGTGATGCCTTTGCGGTATTGTTCTTTGTATCAGTAGGTATGTTATTTGATCCTAAGGTATTGGTTGAACAACCTGTTATGGTATTAGCAACCTTACTGATTATTGTTATTGGTAAATCTATTGCTGCTTTTGTTATCGTTAAAGCCTTTGGCAAGCCTACCCATACTGCACTTACTATCTCTGCTAGCTTAGCCCAAATCGGTGAGTTCTCTTTTATCCTTGCAGGGTTAGGGATGACTTATCATATACTTCCTAAAGAAGGGTATGATCTGGTATTAGCAGGTGCTATTTTATCTATTTTAATTAACCCCATATTATTTGTATTATTGGATCGCTTCTACGCAACAGCAGACAAAAAAGAGGCTGCTGTAACGGCTACCTCTACGGAAACAACAGATACTACTACCACTGACCTTGGTTCAGATGCAGTACCTCAAGCAGCAGTAGCTGAAGAAGAAAGTGATGATATTCAACCAATCACAGAAACTCAACATGCTATTATTGTGGGTTATGGCCGTGTTGGTGTGTTGACTAGCCAATATTTGCATGAAAAAGGTGTGCCTTTTGTGATTATTGAAGACGCCCATGTACGGGTAGACTCAGCAAGAGAACTGGGCTATACCGTGGTTGAAGGCAATGCAGCTAATATCAATATATTGCAACGTGCTAATATTGAACAAGCGCAATGGTTATTAATCGCTGTTCCTAATGGTTTTGAGGCAGGCCAAATTGCTGAACATGCGAGAAACTGTAATGCATCGCTCGATATTATGGCACGTGCTCAAACTGAGGCTGAACAGATTCACTTAGAAGAACATGGTTCTAATTTTGTGGTGATTGGTGAACGAGAAATTGCGCGTCTTATGGAGTCACGTTTACTTAAATCTGTATCAGAACAACAGATCAATATCTAA
- a CDS encoding YqaA family protein, with translation MLRRLYEWTMRLAEHPRSEWALAGVSFAESSFFPIPPDVVLAPMIMANRKKTWRYFFICTLSSALGGIFGYLIGMFLMDTVGQWIINLYGLQDSFETAKEKFNELGWLMVLLGGGFTPLPYKVITILSGITQLNFLVFVLVGTFARGTRFLITCSVLYWLGPKAKQIIEKRLGLAFTALVLIIAGGLYLAKYAFH, from the coding sequence ATGTTACGTCGTTTGTATGAGTGGACTATGCGACTCGCAGAACATCCTCGCTCTGAATGGGCATTAGCTGGGGTTAGTTTTGCAGAAAGTTCATTCTTTCCGATTCCACCTGATGTTGTATTAGCGCCAATGATTATGGCCAACCGTAAAAAAACGTGGCGCTATTTCTTTATTTGTACCCTTAGCTCTGCACTGGGAGGTATTTTTGGTTATCTAATCGGTATGTTCCTGATGGATACTGTAGGCCAGTGGATTATCAACCTCTATGGTTTACAAGACAGTTTTGAAACCGCCAAAGAAAAATTTAATGAACTTGGTTGGTTAATGGTACTTTTAGGAGGAGGTTTTACTCCTCTGCCTTATAAAGTAATCACCATTTTAAGCGGTATTACCCAACTAAACTTTTTAGTATTTGTGTTAGTGGGTACTTTCGCTCGTGGTACCCGTTTTTTAATTACTTGTAGTGTGCTTTATTGGCTAGGTCCTAAAGCTAAGCAAATAATTGAAAAAAGATTAGGACTTGCCTTTACTGCGCTTGTTCTTATTATCGCTGGTGGTTTATATTTAGCGAAATACGCATTTCACTAG
- a CDS encoding DUF3301 domain-containing protein, which yields MLSPLELTIIIIVAIGLLWWWRIHGQRDYALRCIKQHCEKLNLTLLDGYVALKAITFKRDGYGKLRFARIYSFEFTVTGEQRYTGTITLFGYHVGSIDLPPYPFNPQQAEDTQGSIVENRPHPTLLTLDDYKKRKNTYEKD from the coding sequence ATGCTATCACCGCTTGAACTAACCATTATCATTATTGTTGCTATTGGTTTATTGTGGTGGTGGCGTATTCATGGTCAAAGAGATTATGCGTTACGCTGTATTAAACAGCACTGCGAAAAACTTAACCTTACCTTACTGGATGGTTATGTTGCTTTAAAAGCTATTACCTTTAAACGGGATGGCTATGGCAAATTAAGATTTGCCAGAATTTACAGCTTTGAGTTTACGGTAACGGGTGAGCAACGTTACACAGGCACCATTACTCTATTTGGTTATCATGTTGGTAGCATTGACTTACCACCCTATCCTTTTAACCCACAACAAGCTGAAGATACACAGGGTAGCATTGTTGAAAATAGACCTCATCCTACCTTATTAACCTTAGATGATTATAAAAAGCGTAAAAATACTTATGAAAAAGATTAA
- a CDS encoding PA0061/PA0062 family lipoprotein — protein sequence MKKINLNSLVLLLTAGLLTACTSSPIPQPTADTAIVEMYAQPSRSLMADTLDRQRVNDGRYFKVPAGSHRLAVRFQYETAEVTGVFRDRGYITCLMSFNYDFEAGVSYRLEARPMVTGAQLLISKGDNTKLFDFSEVDVRCGPY from the coding sequence ATGAAAAAGATTAATTTAAACTCTTTGGTTTTATTATTAACTGCTGGCTTACTAACAGCTTGCACTTCCTCCCCTATTCCACAACCTACTGCTGATACGGCTATTGTAGAAATGTATGCACAACCCAGTAGAAGCCTTATGGCTGACACTTTAGACCGTCAGCGAGTAAATGATGGTCGTTACTTCAAAGTACCTGCAGGCAGCCATCGCTTAGCGGTTCGTTTTCAATATGAGACAGCAGAAGTAACAGGTGTGTTCCGCGATAGAGGTTATATCACTTGTTTAATGAGCTTTAACTATGACTTTGAAGCAGGTGTTAGCTATCGTCTAGAAGCACGACCTATGGTGACAGGCGCACAACTTCTGATTAGCAAAGGTGATAACACCAAGCTGTTTGATTTTTCTGAAGTCGATGTTAGATGTGGCCCTTATTAA
- the ubiH gene encoding 2-octaprenyl-6-methoxyphenyl hydroxylase, translating into MQQNDLVIIGGGLVGASLALCLQTAVRERGWRVKLIEPYSIDGNYQPSYDARSSAISYGSKLIYDQLGVWDELAKRAEPITHIQVSERGHGVTVNLDAKQENMPAFGYVIDNAWIGKCLLEAIDTEVLHCQYDTEVRKLIPKSEGYDVILDDNEKLSANLVVLADGGRSDLRNQLGIHVKRTPYGQTAIIANVTPGCRHMGRAFERFTEQGPIALLPLAENNCALVLTREHEEAERLLALSDEDFLIELQKAFGNRMGQFKRIGERHNYQLVLSEAQEQVRPHLVLLGNSAHGMHPVAGQGYNLSLRDTWALAQVLIKSDKPLGDFATLQQYLQQRLRDQHLIIGFSDQLTRLFSNKQPILKFGRFLGLGVAGANLVPPLKHWFILQAMGLGVNQ; encoded by the coding sequence ATGCAGCAAAATGATCTCGTCATTATTGGTGGAGGTTTAGTTGGTGCGAGTTTAGCATTATGTCTGCAAACAGCAGTACGTGAGCGCGGTTGGCGAGTTAAATTGATAGAACCTTATTCTATCGATGGTAACTATCAGCCGAGTTACGATGCACGCTCTTCAGCTATTTCTTATGGCTCAAAACTTATCTATGATCAACTAGGGGTATGGGATGAACTTGCCAAAAGAGCAGAACCCATTACCCATATTCAAGTCTCTGAACGGGGACATGGAGTTACAGTTAATCTAGATGCTAAGCAAGAAAATATGCCTGCTTTTGGCTACGTTATTGATAATGCATGGATTGGTAAGTGTTTACTAGAAGCGATAGATACAGAGGTGCTTCACTGCCAATATGATACTGAAGTGCGTAAATTAATACCTAAGTCCGAAGGTTATGACGTTATTTTAGATGATAATGAAAAACTGTCTGCTAATCTTGTGGTGCTAGCCGATGGTGGGCGCTCTGATCTACGTAATCAACTAGGTATACATGTTAAACGCACGCCTTATGGGCAAACAGCTATTATTGCTAATGTTACCCCAGGTTGCCGCCATATGGGACGCGCCTTTGAGCGTTTTACCGAGCAAGGTCCCATTGCATTACTACCCTTGGCAGAGAATAACTGTGCGCTAGTATTGACGCGCGAACACGAAGAAGCAGAAAGATTATTAGCATTATCTGATGAAGACTTTTTAATTGAATTACAAAAAGCCTTTGGCAACCGTATGGGGCAATTCAAACGTATCGGTGAGCGTCATAATTACCAGTTAGTGTTAAGCGAAGCACAAGAACAAGTAAGACCTCATTTAGTATTATTAGGTAACTCTGCACACGGTATGCACCCCGTAGCTGGGCAGGGCTATAACTTATCATTACGGGATACATGGGCATTAGCCCAAGTATTAATAAAATCGGATAAACCTCTAGGCGACTTTGCAACCCTACAGCAATACCTGCAACAAAGACTACGCGATCAACACCTTATTATTGGTTTTTCTGATCAACTCACCCGTCTATTCTCAAATAAACAACCTATCCTAAAATTCGGTCGTTTCTTAGGGCTTGGAGTAGCAGGGGCAAATCTTGTACCGCCATTAAAGCACTGGTTTATTTTACAAGCCATGGGCTTGGGTGTTAATCAGTAA
- the pepP gene encoding Xaa-Pro aminopeptidase, translating to MITIAATEYQQRRQRLLAELDANGIAVIAAAAIVERNEGVEYPYRQDSNFQYLTGFPEPEALLVLVPNRAEGQVILFCRDRDPLLEVWTGIRAGQEGAIKNYGVDQAFSIKQLDEIMPTLLDGRSKVYSLIATQHDVQQQLRKWVEVVRSRAKQDAVAPTTFKALEPILHEMRLHKSEAELAVMQYAMDISAKAHIRAMQESKAGLYEYSLEAALEYEFRRGGARLVAYNSIVASGSNACILHYQDNNAQLKAGDLVMIDAGCEVDCYASDISRTFPVTGKFSAEQKALYEIVLAANMAAIGEVAPNKPYQAPHDIAVKIITEGLVELGILQGNVETLIANKAYTEFYMHSTGHWLGLDVHDVGAYRINKQSRPFEAGMVLTIEPGIYIAPDNTKVAEKWRGIGIRIEDNVVVTEQGHRVMTANAPKTIAEIESLMAC from the coding sequence ATGATCACCATTGCTGCTACTGAATATCAACAACGTCGCCAACGTTTATTAGCTGAACTCGATGCTAATGGTATTGCAGTGATTGCTGCGGCTGCTATTGTCGAGCGTAATGAAGGGGTGGAATATCCCTACCGACAAGATAGCAACTTTCAGTATTTAACAGGTTTTCCAGAGCCAGAAGCATTATTAGTGTTGGTTCCCAATCGAGCAGAAGGCCAAGTTATTTTGTTCTGCCGTGATCGTGATCCGTTGCTGGAAGTTTGGACAGGCATTCGAGCAGGGCAAGAAGGGGCTATTAAAAATTATGGTGTGGATCAAGCATTCTCTATCAAACAACTTGACGAGATAATGCCCACTTTATTAGATGGACGTAGCAAAGTTTATTCCCTGATCGCCACCCAACACGATGTTCAGCAACAACTACGCAAATGGGTAGAGGTGGTGCGCAGTAGAGCAAAACAAGATGCAGTAGCGCCTACTACTTTTAAAGCATTAGAGCCTATTTTGCATGAAATGCGCTTGCATAAAAGTGAAGCAGAGTTAGCGGTTATGCAATATGCCATGGATATTTCTGCCAAAGCACATATTCGAGCAATGCAAGAAAGTAAAGCAGGTCTCTATGAATATAGCCTAGAAGCGGCTTTAGAATATGAGTTCCGTAGAGGTGGTGCGCGCTTAGTGGCCTATAACTCGATTGTAGCCAGTGGCAGCAATGCTTGTATTTTGCATTATCAAGATAATAACGCACAGTTAAAAGCAGGTGATCTAGTAATGATTGATGCGGGCTGTGAGGTTGATTGTTATGCCAGTGATATTAGCCGTACTTTCCCTGTTACAGGCAAGTTTTCAGCCGAACAAAAAGCACTCTATGAAATTGTACTAGCAGCTAACATGGCCGCCATTGGCGAAGTAGCACCTAATAAGCCCTATCAAGCGCCCCATGATATAGCCGTTAAAATAATCACTGAAGGATTAGTGGAGTTAGGAATTTTACAGGGAAATGTTGAAACATTGATTGCCAACAAAGCATATACTGAATTTTACATGCATAGTACTGGCCACTGGTTAGGACTCGATGTGCATGATGTGGGTGCTTATCGCATTAATAAACAAAGTCGTCCATTTGAAGCGGGTATGGTACTAACCATTGAGCCGGGTATTTATATTGCACCTGATAATACAAAGGTTGCTGAAAAATGGCGAGGCATAGGCATTCGTATTGAAGATAATGTAGTAGTGACTGAACAAGGCCATCGCGTGATGACTGCTAATGCACCAAAAACGATTGCCGAAATTGAGTCATTAATGGCTTGTTAA
- a CDS encoding UPF0149 family protein — protein MSQTLSSAYAGLAKLLTDAGHIITPAELQGILWGRTVAGASSQPSQVIPELSSFLEEGEITEAIQQAITGLQEMVNKELTDGSVAVTLLMPIDDESLSDRLNALTEWSNGFLSGFGSVKQTAKLAKEVLEILEDLASITQLDTNIAVEDEARSEGDYTELVEFLRVAPLLVATELKSKASTEQTVH, from the coding sequence ATGTCACAAACATTATCTTCTGCTTATGCAGGGCTAGCAAAATTATTAACTGACGCAGGCCATATTATTACACCTGCTGAACTACAAGGTATCTTATGGGGTAGAACAGTGGCAGGTGCTAGTAGCCAGCCCTCGCAAGTGATACCAGAGTTATCCTCTTTTTTAGAAGAAGGCGAGATAACAGAGGCTATTCAGCAGGCAATCACGGGCCTACAAGAAATGGTTAATAAAGAGCTAACTGATGGTAGTGTGGCTGTTACTTTATTAATGCCGATTGATGATGAATCTTTAAGTGATCGACTAAATGCCCTTACTGAATGGAGCAACGGTTTTTTATCAGGTTTTGGTAGCGTCAAACAGACAGCTAAATTAGCTAAAGAAGTATTAGAAATTTTAGAAGATTTAGCCTCTATTACCCAACTAGATACAAATATTGCGGTTGAAGATGAAGCCCGTAGTGAAGGTGATTATACAGAACTCGTAGAGTTTTTAAGGGTTGCGCCATTACTGGTTGCCACTGAACTTAAAAGTAAAGCTAGCACAGAACAAACTGTACACTAA